A window from Theobroma cacao cultivar B97-61/B2 chromosome 3, Criollo_cocoa_genome_V2, whole genome shotgun sequence encodes these proteins:
- the LOC18606459 gene encoding scarecrow-like protein 28, whose amino-acid sequence MLAGCSSSTLLSPRHRLRSEASAQFQACHFQTSMSTQRLDLPCSFSRKDTSRSQPIRPVGLSVEKPIESKTTGCSLKQNIRLPPLTTTAQNPFEGRREIKDEFWEKGKSLKRLAEQGLVDESVINRAKRKKGSSDNEDSGDIHEGGGDNLSLGQLGAGNFWFQPSFTGQNAPQVPFSLTCSGDEERVCFVPSEVISPPLPLSNNPWIESVITEITDVGEKDVETIHRPANETSGSSTSSESHSLGLRLNEQATEQEVGNGSGNPYPHDGARLGANAEENNHGEHQGFELVHLLTACVEAIGSKNIAAINHFIAKLGDLASPRGSAISRLTAYYTEALALRVTRLWPHIFHITTPRELDRVDDDNGTALRLLNQVSPIPKFVHFTSNEILLRAFEGKDRVHIIDFDIKQGLQWPSLFQSLASRTNPPSHVRVTGIGESKQELNETGDRLAGFAEALNLPFEFHPVVDRLEDVRLWMLHVKEKESVAVNCVFQLHKTLYDGNGGALRDFLGLLRSTNPAVVIVAEQEAEHNVLSLDARVTNSLRYYSAIFDSMDSSLPLESPIRIKIEEMFAREIRNIIACEGSDRFERHESFEKWRKLMEQGGFRCMGVSERELLQSQMLLKMYSCENYSVKKQGQDGAAHTLSWLDQPLYSVSAWTPVDVAGSSSSFSQPS is encoded by the coding sequence ATGTTGGCTGGGTGTTCTAGTTCTACATTGCTGTCACCAAGGCATAGATTGAGGAGTGAAGCATCTGCACAGTTTCAAGCTTGCCATTTCCAGACTTCAATGAGCACACAGAGATTGGACTTGCCATGTAGTTTCTCTCGTAAGGACACTTCAAGGTCACAGCCTATTAGGCCTGTTGGACTTTCTGTGGAGAAACCAATTGAATCCAAGACCACCGGTTGTTCTCTCAAGCAGAATATCCGGCTGCCGCCATTGACTACTACTGCACAAAATCCATTTGAAGGAAGGAGAGAGATCAAGGATGAGTTTTGGGAGAAAGGTAAAAGTTTGAAGAGGCTTGCTGAGCAGGGTTTAGTTGATGAGTCAGTCATTAACAgggcaaaaaggaaaaagggtaGCAGTGATAATGAGGATTCTGGTGATATTCATGAAGGAGGTGGTGATAATTTGAGTTTAGGCCAGCTAGGTGCAGGAAATTTTTGGTTTCAACCAAGTTTCACAGGACAGAATGCCCCTCAAGTTCCTTTCTCTCTGACTTGTTCAGGGGATGAAGAAAGGGTGTGTTTTGTTCCTAGTGAAGTGATTTCTCCGCCTTTGCCATTGTCTAACAATCCTTGGATCGAATCAGTAATAACTGAGATCACTGACGTCGGGGAAAAGGATGTTGAGACAATCCACAGGCCGGCAAACGAAACTTCAGGATCGAGCACTTCTTCAGAGAGTCATAGCTTGGGACTTCGGTTAAATGAGCAAGCCACGGAACAAGAAGTGGGTAATGGTTCTGGGAATCCTTACCCGCACGACGGTGCTCGTTTGGGGGCTAATGCGGAGGAGAACAACCATGGGGAGCATCAGGGTTTTGAGCTTGTCCACTTACTGACAGCTTGTGTTGAAGCAATTGGATCAAAGAACATTGCTGCCATCAACCATTTTATAGCAAAGTTGGGGGATCTTGCTTCTCCAAGAGGAAGTGCTATAAGCCGTTTAACTGCTTACTATACTGAAGCTTTGGCTCTTCGAGTCACAAGGCTTTGGCctcatatttttcatatcACAACTCCTCGAGAGCTTGATCGGGTGGATGATGACAATGGTACTGCATTGAGGCTCTTGAATCAGGTAAGCCCAATTCCAAAATTTGTTCATTTCACATCCAATGAGATACTGTTGAGAGCCTTCGAGGGCAAAGACAGGGTTCACATCATAGATTTCGACATCAAGCAAGGGCTACAGTGGCCTAGTTTGTTCCAGAGTTTAGCTTCAAGGACTAATCCTCCAAGCCATGTTAGAGTTACTGGAATTGGTGAGTCCAAGCAAGAACTGAATGAAACAGGAGACAGGCTTGCAGGATTTGCTGAGGCATTGAATTTGCCTTTCGAGTTCCATCCAGTTGTGGACAGGTTAGAAGATGTGAGGTTGTGGATGCTTCACGTAAAGGAGAAAGAGAGTGTAGCTGTGAATTGTGTGTTTCAACTGCACAAGACACTTTATGATGGAAATGGAGGAGCACTCAGGGACTTTTTGGGACTTCTTCGTAGCACAAATCCTGCAGTAGTCATCGTGGCAGAGCAAGAAGCTGAGCATAATGTCCTCAGCTTAGATGCAAGAGTTACCAATTCATTGAGATACTACTCTGCCATATTTGACTCAATGGATTCTAGCCTTCCCTTGGAGAGCCCGATTAGGATCAAAATAGAGGAAATGTTTGCACGGGAAATCAGGAATATAATTGCTTGCGAAGGAAGCGACAGGTTTGAAAGGCATGAGAGTTTTGAGAAGTGGAGGAAGTTGATGGAGCAAGGAGGGTTCAGATGCATGGGGGTTAGTGAGAGGGAACTGCTTCAGAGCCAAATGCTGTTGAAGATGTACTCTTGTGAGAACTACAGTGTCAAGAAGCAAGGGCAGGATGGTGCGGCGCATACTCTAAGTTGGTTAGATCAGCCACTTTATTCAGTCTCAGCTTGGACACCGGTTGATGTTGCAGGCAGCTCATCCTCGTTTTCTCAGCCAAGTTGA